Proteins from one Acropora muricata isolate sample 2 chromosome 9, ASM3666990v1, whole genome shotgun sequence genomic window:
- the LOC136929324 gene encoding uncharacterized protein PF3D7_1120000-like, which yields MTSPNQLGLDRKYPVKEADFHAKKLPVDIGVKWKDLARELEFSQASIEIIAKENFHNAKECCIEVLVRWLRREGKDATAEKLVEALVEIGLKNVADRFPSKLSDTSQNSEAVIRDLEEKDARQKATIKELQAVVDKMSARNKKFEDQDARQKARIKKLEDMVSTLTARIKNLEDGGQQEGEENDKSKETDQEARERLVSEILGECKTKLETYVTSPLEVREVRQNMLKLSVKVGFLKVLSEHLEEHYNIVLGIAPEAWQCSEDLRKRFHDFAYRVLQAENREIDHKINDLKEAPKEMLKDVEEEFKHLLRLQEQRKYLLVQLEELRHLFLPAMHSATGRCMSDVTGIKPENSHKKETKWNTCPKRKKERYVTAPDQMGDEEKSHLSGDNEEENEVEGSPKRTSPSKSVKELFSKFTKKGGDINMNSVVSDSSRRDS from the exons ATGA CTTCGCCGAACCAACTTGGTTTGGATAGAAAGTACCCCGTGAAAGAAGCTGACTTTCATGCAAAGAAATTACCTGTTGACATTGGAGTGAAGTGGAAAGATTTAGCGCGCGAACTGGAATTCAGCCAAGCCTCTATTGAAatcattgcaaaagaaaatttcCACAATGCCAAAGAATGCTGTATAGAAGTACTTGTTCGTTGGCTCCGTCGGGAGGGAAAAGACGCTACTGCCGAAAAGCTGGTGGAAGCCTTAGTCGAGATTGGACTAAAAAACGTAGCTGACAGGTTCCCGAGCAAGCTAAGTGATACAAGCCAA AATTCTGAAGCAGTGATCCGCGATTTAGAAGAGAAG GATGCCAGACAGAAAGCCACGATTAAGGAATTACAGGCTGTG GTTGACAAAATGAGTGCCAGGAATAAGAAATTTGAGGATCAG GATGCCAGACAAAAAGCCAGGATTAAAAAATTGGAGGATATG GTGTCGACTCTTACGGCCAGAATTAAAAACTTGGAGGATGGCGGACAGCAGGAAGGAGAG GAAAATGATAAATCCAAGGAGACAGACCAAGAAGCAAGAGAACGTCTCGTGAGCGAAATTTTGGGGGAATGCAAGACAAAACTTGAAACATACGTAACCTCACCCTTAGAGGTTCGGGAAGTAAGACAAAATATGCTCAAACTGTCAGTGAAAGTGGGTTTCTTAAAAGTGCTAAGCGAACATTTGGAGGAACATTACAATATTGTTCTGGGTATAGCACCTGAAGCTTGGCAATGTAGCGAAGATCTTCGAAAGCGTTTCCATGACTTTGCCTATCGCGTGCTTCAAGCCGAGAACAGAGAAATCgaccacaaaattaatgatttaaAGGAAGCACCAAAAGAAATGCTCAAAGATGTTGAGGAAGAGTTTAAACATCTTCTGCGTCTTCAAGAACAACGAAAATATCTGCTGGTGCAATTAGAAGAATTGCGACATCTGTTCCTTCCG GCTATGCATTCTGCCACTGGTCGATGCATGTCAGACGTTACTGGAATAAAGCCGGAAAACTCACACAAAAAGGAAACG AAGTGGAACACATGTCCCaaacgaaaaaaagagcgatatgTTACAGCGCCTGATCAGATGGGAGACGAAGAAAAGTCGCATCTTTCAGGCGACAACGAGGAAGAAAACGAAGTGGAAGGGTCGCCGAAG AGAACATCACCAAGCAAATCAGTGAAGGAACTCTTCAGCAAATTCACAAAGAAAGGTGGAGACATAAATATGAACAGTGTTGTTTCGGACTCTTCAAGGCGGGACTCATAA